Below is a genomic region from Sorghum bicolor cultivar BTx623 chromosome 9, Sorghum_bicolor_NCBIv3, whole genome shotgun sequence.
TTCTGTTACCTTAGAAcctaagtaatagagaagtacaaAGGAACCTTGATCTTTCCTGTTGTCCTCCTGCTATGACTATCTATACATTTTTCATTGAATTCTCTTACATGTGTTTAATTTCTTATTCTTATAGTATATCATTTACCTCTACTTTAGTTTAGTTGATACTCTAAGTTAGTAGATGTAGGATAGTGAATTATCAGATTCTTAACCCTACTTCTctatggtaaaatataaataacgatacctggaatactcttggtaaaatgctacgatgatgttctcTGTGCTTGTAGAATCTTTCATATTTCTTTTTGCACTAATGAATGTcatcaagcatttctagcgtcgTTGCTAGGGATTAAGCTTTTTGTCTATCTttggtgtaacaccctaaaaattgttttctggaaaatagagctaaaacgatttaattttgtatttttgtgctcatgaaatatagagaaataatatttttcatttaaataaaatttatcataggatttAGCAACTTGTTGTGCATTCATATTGACGCATTTATTTTCATTGCATTGTGTGATTTTGGGCAAAATCAAAATATTTCCAAACTGATTTTAAACTGTTTTGAAAaggctttgaaaaaaaaacaaaagaaaagaaaaggaaaaaaaaactctcCAGCTGCTTTCCGGCCCGCAGGCCTGATTTCTTTCCCCGCAGCCCAGCACTCCATCTTTCCCTCGCGCGGCCTAGCAACGGCCCAAGCCGCGGGCCGAAGCCCAGCAGCCCAGGCGCGTCTTCTCCTCCCCTCACCTTCTCTCTGTCTGGCAGATGGGCCCCGCCCGTCGGTGTTTCCCCTCTCTCTTCCTTTCACTGACCAGTGGACCCGCTGTCAGCCGGCTTCATCCCCTACCTCCTGCCGTATCCAGGGAGGACTCCCAACCGTAGGAAAATATCTCTCCCAATCCCAAATTCCCCGGGGTCATTGCCTTATGCGCACGATTCAACCCCTATAAAACCCTTGTTGAACGCCTGTGACCCCTTTTTCCTCCTGTTTCACGCCAAGAAGCCGTCTAGCCCTGCTTCGGCCTCGCGTTGGGTCTCGCCGAAAAGCACAGGAAGCCGCCGCCGTGGAGCGCCTTTAACACGGTCGTGCTGTCGAATTTGAGCAGTGGCCGAGCTTCACAACCTTGTAACGAAGCTCCCTATCCTGTTTCCGAGCACTCTACCAGTCTCTGTCCTTCTCAGATGATCACCGAACCTACAGcaaacgccgccgccgcggtttTGTGTTGCGTACCTTACCCGAGATCGCCCAAGCACTGGCAACCCTCTAGGTGAGTTCCCCTTGCCTCTCCCTTGCTCCCAGTACTTTTCCCATCGAAAACCGAGGCCGGAATCGTATTTTGatagaactccggcgagctccactctattccggccatggcgccgccgctcagGCCGCCGACGGTTCCCTCTCCCCCCTCCTGCTTCTAATCTGAGCCATCGGATCGAAATCCAACGGCCGAAAACAAAACTTACCTCTTCGGCTGGGATTTTTGTTAAAGAGTCCTCGGGAAAGTTTGATTTTCAACCCGCGGTCCATAACGCCCATAAGAAAATACGCTTTGCTATGTTGAAAACGTAAACTGCCACAGTTtgaattcaaaatacgttttcagtatttacaagtttgccactgattttatttagctcataaaatcttcGTTTTAAGtctgatttgacccattcaaattgcgttggattcgtctTTGAAAGATCTACctgttagtaaaattgtttactcagtttgaaactttttaatttcgtgaacctatttaattaattatttatctataggaaatcttagaaaattcatatcttctacgttttaattctgattttcgtgatctttacgtcggtgagatcgtagcgatgcgtagaatattttgataaacttttatatttgttttaccactgtttggtgtattgttctaattatagcttgtttgcttcgtgtatgttttcttcgattgtttgtgtgatcgatgatcgagtttaaaCGGTGAGCaatacttcagtgatcaagatcagagccttggacaacttgCAAGTATAGTAATttagattttatttctgtgtctatgatcgtgtgactagattaatgttaagtaataaataataaaaatgactttttagcaacttgatgatttatctataagtgataaccgggacaacagtgcaaccatgagggctataatggctctggctttagctcagtatgaggacctttttctagcttgttagcggttaccttaaatggcgtaagaatggctagacacgttgggtatagtgtggcctctgtccgtgtgtataggctacgggttatgtgccatggaaggggcctctatatctgcctgccgagtgaatctaatggccctaacttgttagacgaaacctttgaaaggcttcatagtgatccctgccgacctcccttggaagggggttaagagattagctacctcgggcgaaagggtaaatcatgactcatgggtaaagatgtacaacctctgcagagtgtaaaactggtatactagccgtgctcacggtcatgagcggccttggggattcttgcatcgacgatgatgattcttgtgtgttaaatatgctcattatttattatttaatgctctacattatttatgtcacattggtcatgagattgtgggagctatacaatctagttgctatacttgtggagttcgacatggactcactcttgctatttccccaaacctcaggagaagtttaggcttgtgatcaaccagtaagttggatcctgtagagagaagttaatacccgaagtttggagttatctatccgctgtttgctgtcaaaggttatctcttttatactaagtacgttatatatttatgcattgtcttttgatattaccctttatttgtagctatgtgtgggatttgacttctaacactcacatatggtgcatatctaattttgtccttaaaatcgggtattacatttGGTGATTGCATTAAGAAATGTCAATAgtggtgtgcatagatggaacccattatgtgtcccttaatgcatctaagaagatagtgtacatgaggcacagacgcttcttatcaaaagggcACAGGTTCCACCAGAAAAATATGGATAAGTTCTTCGAcaataatgatgaaaggaactcagatgcaccattaggtaatagcaaaggccagagagttttcaaaatagtgagcAACATCATATTTGTGTTCAGAAAGAAGATAAAGGACggaaaaccaagaaaggatGTCAAGTCCGGCTTGTCATTTGCTGACCCAAAGGTCGAAGAGGCTATGAAGAATATTTTCAAGGTGACAGCTAAGTAGCAAGTAGGCGAATTTAAGCCACAAAGGGAGAAGGATGTTCTTACTGTTTCTCTAGGTAACCCAAAGCATCCTAGTCGTGtacgaggcatctcatccaagGAAGGATGAAAAGAAGGATTCAGACCAGAGTGGGAAGGAATGTATAGGAAACGCGATCGCTACAAGGAAGaattatctaattattttaaggaggaggctaagaAAGAAGTCGAACAGGTGATAAATAAAATGCTCTCTGATCCTCCTCCTGAGTAGATGCAGCAATTGGCGTCTGCGATGTCTAGCCAATTGAGTGGTCAGCCTCCTTAGATGCAGCTAGTCGTCGCCCtgacaacatcacaacaggCTCCGGTCGTCCCAAGCAGTGTTGCGTCTACCGGAAACAAGGACCGCTATCCAGTTCATGAGATCGAAAGTCATATTCCTTGCTCCCTAATCATAAGCTACGGTCTTAACAATAATcatacaagggaagtagccataGGACTTGCAATCCCGAGGTGCCAGTTCCATGGTAGCGATATTCCACAGGACTACTGTAGGGTAGAAGTTGTCCAAGGATACGAGGATGACATGCTAGACAATCCCAGTCTTAAGGGTATTGAGAAGCtaggacaagctatcaagaatttcaTTCTTTGGCCTCAACAGGACGTCCTGTTGTTTGAGCTACCACAACCGTCGCCTCGAGAAGTACCGCTGACTCAGGAGTCATCCCTTGTAGATGTCGGTGGTACCACATCTCTTCTGAGTCCACCACCCTCTCTGATCTTCCCTCCACCGTCCTCACCTATAACGCCTCACCCACCATCCCCGCCACCATCACTTAAATCACAACCTTCGCCAGCACCACCAGAATCttccacaccaccaccacccaaaaATGTCGAAAAGACACCACCACAACCAACCAAAGATGACGAGACGACACCACCGCCACCAAAAAAGTTAAAacttttggtacccaaattgaTTTCCCCGTACGAGCCAAAGAAGAGGAAGTCTACTGGTACGGCCCTGTTTTTGTCTGGAATTGCAATGAGCCACACGACACAACTAGTTGACTTGGCTGAGCACGAGAAGGAAGCAAAGAAGTCTAAACCAGCTTTTGTAGATGATTATAAATATGTCCCTAAGAAATATGAGCTGGGCAGGCCTCTACTCACTTGGGATAAACTTAGAAAGGTCCCAGCTGGTATAAAAAGGTTCCATGACTGGTATATCAGAGCATCTTCTGTTGGCATCGACACGATCAGTGTAGATATACCAGCAGAGGCGTTTAATAGTGACCGTACAACAGCAATTGTGaccttcgaggacatgtggTTAATGATGAACCTCCAAAGACTCGATATGCAGCTCATAActgtgtttgcattgtaagtgtcaccCATACAATGCTTTCTTGTGTTATTATTTGTGAGTTGCATTAAATTTTAATACTAACATATAAGTGTGCGTTGCATAATGCAATATGAACTCCAACAGATGCGGTACGGTCTGAATCCGAGTACTAATGCCAGTAAAAGGGTCGCATATATGAGCCCAATGAGGATATGTGAGGACGAGCACACACAGGATCGGAAACAATGACGACTCCTTAAAAGGTTTGGATCTAAAAGAGCGCGAGGACGAAATATAGAAAATGGAAAAGAACCATCTAGCTCATTACAGCCTCTACCTAGCCATGACAATGCTACATTTTTAAGACAGAGAATTAATATTCTCACCATACAACTTTCGGTAAGTGTCAGCTTGCATGCATCATATTAATAATTAAAATGCGCACTTTCATCACAAAGTTGATTCTCTTagggaccactggatctgctTAATGATTAATCCTAGGCTTGGACGTGTGCATGTCGTAGACTCCAAAGACTACGATCCATCAACTTATGCACCATTCATTACTATCTTAGAACGGTAAGCCAAGTAAAATATGcatacaaaattttataagagTTTGATAATAACTTGCATAATGTTTTTGATATCATAGGACatataggtattataagattAATGGGGAAAGGTGCGAGTCAGGAATAAAGGGGCAGCCTTTGAGATTCTTTTGTAAGTGGCGGGTACATATGAAAGTTTACCAAGTTATTCTCGTTATATACATAGAATATGTATAGGACGATGTTGCAACTAACAAATATGCactttttctttatatagtgccacaagcaaccagccggatcggtccactgtggattctacgtctgtgagttcatgagagatggtagaagatatgtcacTAACCCTTATAAGGTAATTAATTCTCTAAGTAATTAATAGTCGTTTATATGGTTGTGTGATTAAGGttgttaattatgtattatgaactttaaatataCGATGTTTTCTAACTTCCTACGCATCAAAAGGATTTTGAAAAGGCGAAGAGTGTGAGTGAAGCCACTttatacaacatagttgaggacatctgctcATTCATCTTGAGAGAAGTCATTCCCAGCGAAGAGAAATATCACGATCGAACCAGCACCCTAGCAAAGCCTGAATACGGAGCGCTAAGGGagattagtaggctaaagctaactcgatccggttattagagcagaggtttcagaGGTGAAACCTCTGATGTATATAAATAGAAAAAACTTGATGtgtgatgtttgtaattaatgtaACTTTATGTATAAAGTaacggtatatatatatatatatatatatatatatatatatatatatatatatatatatatatatatatatatatatatatatatatatatatatattgcatgTTGCAATGGTTGATATGATCTCCTAGGCTTTAGTAGTTCAAtattatgtgtatatatatatgttgtatgtatatattaatatataaaatgaaaaataggGTCTGGTGGGATAATTTGAAAATTGACGGGAGATTTAAAAATGTTAacaccgcctgtagaaaatatatttctacaggcgggtggCATAACTGAACCGTATATAGAAATGGATTTGTATAGGCGTAGAAATAGATTTGTATAGGCGGTTCCAGATTACCCGCCTGTGGAAAAAATTATTTCCACAGGCACCCAGCGCAGGCGGTTCGCCAATCCACCTGTAAAAATAGATTGGAAACCGCCTATGTAGTGGTTCTGTGTACTAGTGCTCAACACCATCATGGCTAGGGATTAACTGGAAGAGCTCAATCTCCCTTGCATTTTTTGTAGGGACAAGAGGAGGTGAAGGAGGAGCATGAAGGCCATCCAGTCCTCAAGGTTAATGCTCCTGGCAATCTCTTGGCCTGGGTGCAGTTGGTTGTGGCTAGCTGCGGCCGGTTGGGGTACGCCGTGGCTGGCTAGGAAGAGCTGCAAGTAGAATTGTGTCAACTTTTTTGTTAGGAACTAGCTACCGGTAAGTGCAATTTCTGTCTAATTGGCAAGTAGTTTTTTAGAAGTTCTCAGAAATGCTCTAAGATATTCTTCGAaagttatataaatttagtaaaCTATAGGATGCTCCTTCATGGTTTTCACCACGAtgtttatatattattattattattatgaaaAGAAAGTTACATTATTACACACATTACACGTATAATACTATAGAGAAGATTAATGACGTACATATTTTGTGgaaaaaaaatagttttatcAGCAAAACGATAAAGCACAGTAAACTGTAGGATATATACGCGTTTTCAGTTGAGAGAACCTAATTGACTTGCTTGTTATAAGAGGGATATGAATTCGACGGCCACCGTCACCGCGTTCTGGGCCGCCAGTGGCGCGAACACTCCTGCTTCGTTAGACTGTGCCGAGCCACCGCCGGCTAGGTCGGAGAGCGCCCTTATTGCGATGAACGGTGCCCCCTGCTGCAGCGCCACAAGCGCGACAGCGGCCGTCTCCATGTCAATGGCCGTGACGCCGAGCCTGGATCTCAGGAACTCCCGGTACGCGGCGTTGTCGACGAACACGCTGGCGCTGCACCCGTGCTCCACCATGGCGACCACCGGCGGCCGAGGCAGGCACGTCGTGTTGTTTGTGCCGTTGACGCAGCCTTCAAGCTTGAGCCCCTCCAGCTTCCGCAAGAGGTCGTAGTAGTAGCCATCGACGGGGACCCAGAACTCGTGTCCGCGGACCTCGGGCGTGCCGTTCACTGGGAACACCTCCTCCGGTTGGTACCACACGCTGTTGAGCAGGTTGCCGTCGGAGCCGCGGGCGTTCTTGTCAACGCTGTAGTCTGTGAAGTTGAGCTTGCCGAGTTTCCTGGTGTAGTCACCGTTGGATTCCAAGGCGAGCTCCTTGTCTGGTCCATCGCCATAGCGCTGCGAAGAAATTAAGGAGGTGATGTGGTACCATAAAATTATATCGTTCTATTCTGTGCACATTTATTTTCTTGATAACTAGTATATATAGTACAATAGTGCATTTGTGTACCTGCCAGTTCCAAAGGCCGGTGTGAGCCCAGTACCGTGGCACAGCGACATCGCCAATCTGTCGGTTAGGGTCAGCGTTCCCGGCGATGCCGAAGTGCACGATTCCCTTCACGTCGAAGAGAGTGAGGAGGAGTTGGGTGGTCACCCCGGAGTTGAGCTGCAGGGAGCAGTAGTTTGGCATTCACAAAATATGTATCAGATCAGATTACGGAATGATAGGTTAAGTATATCCTTATATGTATGATCGAGGATACGTTTTGATTTAGTCATAATATAATGAGAGGTTGAATATTTCAATCCACTGATATTTACCATGGCAAGGCCTGTCATGACAATGACAACCTTCTGCTCCCTGATGATGCCAAAGCGAAATCTCCTTCCTTGAGAGTTGAGACAAAGACATGTCTACTGATAAGTTATTATGTGCTCAGGTTATCAATTGACTTATATATACCTATCAGGACATAATAACATGATCGATAGAGCTATATATGGAGATGATGATGGATAATTTCGCTGATGAACTAGTTGAATGAACACACGTGAACGTTTATATTTTGGTCCAAGAAGCTCACGCCCATGCCTTGTTGGTCAATAGAGACCACACGTGCATAGAAACGTGCAAAAGGGTTACACCGTGCATAACTTGCGACGATCGACCTCTCGACTTTGAGTAGATTGGAGAAGAGAGTGAAAGATTGATATGCATCCCCGGCCCGTAGTTTCTAGGTCGAGAGATTAGTCCATCAAGAGCTGTGTCCACGCGCGCATATGATTGAACGCATGCATCCCTGTAGTTCCCAACGTGCAGTCCCGGCGGCACACTTGTTGACAATGGGCGCATGACTTCTGCTAGTTGGATGCAGTTTTGGTCAAATATGGGTTTTATACGCTCGATAATACGATTCACGTACGTTATTATCTTGACGGGTCAAACCTCATTAATTCGCGGCGACCACAGCTCAAAATGTACGAATAGGAGTCACAATCCTGTGGCTGGAGACCTACTTAGGCTACAGTAGGTAACACAATATACATACAAAACTCGTCTGCGGGAGAGACATCCCTGAACATTGTGCTTCTAGTAGAAGATCTTTTACACAGCGGCTTCTAGTAGTCAAGAAAACTCTAAAACTCCAGGTTCCACCTTTACACAGCGGCATCTTGCATTATAAACGAGTTGTGCTTTAGGAATGCGGGAcgaggggatttttttttttaactccgGCCGGCGTACAAACGCGCCCCTGGGAGGTTGAACCCAGCACGCGAAGGTGCTACATGGACATCCTAACTGCTTGGTCCAGAATATAGATGGCCAAACGGGCCGATTTAAACGGGCCGGCACGAGCACGGTACGAGAAAGCACGGTCCGCAAACGGCCCGGCCCGGCCTGCCTCGTGCCCGTGCTGGCACGGCACGCCCCCATGCCCGTGCCCGTGCTGGAAGCCGCACACGACAGCACGGCACGGGCACGGCCCGCTCCAGCGGCCGGCACGGCCTCGGCCTGCTCCAGGCACTGGAGCCGTTGGATCCCTTCTCCAAGCGATCTCCTCCGTCCATTTCTTCCTGTTACGCGGCCGTGTCG
It encodes:
- the LOC8058274 gene encoding bark storage protein A isoform X2; amino-acid sequence: MTGLAMLNSGVTTQLLLTLFDVKGIVHFGIAGNADPNRQIGDVAVPRYWAHTGLWNWQRYGDGPDKELALESNGDYTRKLGKLNFTDYSVDKNARGSDGNLLNSVWYQPEEVFPVNGTPEVRGHEFWVPVDGYYYDLLRKLEGLKLEGCVNGTNNTTCLPRPPVVAMVEHGCSASVFVDNAAYREFLRSRLGVTAIDMETAAVALVALQQGAPFIAIRALSDLAGGGSAQSNEAGVFAPLAAQNAVTVAVEFISLL
- the LOC8058274 gene encoding bark storage protein A isoform X1, which produces MLGMRRMFSGISLHLQQLLLLLAVCCSTGVVVRAAVQQSTARSIQMVNRCGPFLGVVVPNAFEMEPLLQSPSFSPAKGLPPYLDVAGRRFRFGIIREQKVVIVMTGLAMLNSGVTTQLLLTLFDVKGIVHFGIAGNADPNRQIGDVAVPRYWAHTGLWNWQRYGDGPDKELALESNGDYTRKLGKLNFTDYSVDKNARGSDGNLLNSVWYQPEEVFPVNGTPEVRGHEFWVPVDGYYYDLLRKLEGLKLEGCVNGTNNTTCLPRPPVVAMVEHGCSASVFVDNAAYREFLRSRLGVTAIDMETAAVALVALQQGAPFIAIRALSDLAGGGSAQSNEAGVFAPLAAQNAVTVAVEFISLL